A window of the Coprobacter fastidiosus genome harbors these coding sequences:
- the galB gene encoding beta-galactosidase GalB, which translates to MKRNWCILIFLFGFNLICFSQIRNEVLLKEGWKFTRDDNPEFVDPDFDDRAWQPVVVPHDWAIYGPFSSQNDKQNVAITQDGQKEALEHAGRTGGLPFVGVGWYRIEFELPDFAPDRQSFILFDGAMSQANVYINGQKVGEWPNGYNSFYFNISPYLVSGKKNVLAVRLENLPESSRWYPGAGLYRNVHIITTSDAYIPIWGTYITTPVIHKDFAKVNIRTKVCLPENADPGLYTIETVIFDSSHKEIQKTKTSLTSLLYGDISQEIVVKNPVLWSPDQPVLYTAKTFLYEGTTLKDQYSTPFGIRSIEIIPEKGFFLNGEKTVFKGVCNHHDLGPLGAAVNDAAIRRQIRLLKDMGCNAIRTSHNMPAPELVKACDEMGMMLMVESFDEWNTPKCKNGYNLFFDEWAEKDLVNLIWNYRNNPSVVMWCIGNEVPNQWTEGDCKIAKRLQDICHREDPSRPVTQGMDAPDAVVNNNFAAVMDVAGFNYRPFRYQVNYKKLPQGIILGSETASTVSSRGVYKFPVERKAMQRYEDHQSSSYDVEHCGWSNLPEDDFIQHEDLPYCIGEFVWTGFDYLGEPTPYYTDWPSHSSLFGIIDLAGIPKDRFYLYRSHWNREEETLHILPHWTWKGREGEITPVFVYTNYPSAELFINGKSQGKRTKDLSIGIDSTYTDAAQKSFERQKRYRLMWMDTRYEPGTVKVVAYDNEGKAVAEKEVHTAGKPHHLVLTADRDRLAADGEDLSFINVKVVDKDGNLCPDATSKIKFKVKGAGVFRAAANGNPASLESFQKPEMKLFSGQLTAIVQTISKAGTIIFEASSPGIKSASIKLISE; encoded by the coding sequence ATGAAACGTAATTGGTGCATTCTTATCTTTTTATTTGGATTTAATCTCATTTGTTTTTCTCAAATTAGAAATGAAGTTTTGTTAAAGGAGGGATGGAAATTTACCCGAGACGATAATCCGGAGTTTGTCGATCCTGATTTTGACGATCGTGCATGGCAGCCTGTAGTCGTTCCTCATGATTGGGCTATATACGGTCCGTTCAGCTCTCAAAATGATAAGCAAAATGTAGCGATTACACAAGATGGGCAAAAGGAAGCGCTGGAACATGCCGGTAGGACTGGAGGTTTACCTTTTGTCGGAGTAGGCTGGTATAGAATCGAATTTGAACTTCCCGATTTCGCTCCAGATAGACAGTCTTTTATTTTATTCGATGGTGCGATGAGTCAGGCGAATGTTTATATTAATGGACAGAAAGTCGGAGAGTGGCCTAACGGCTACAATTCGTTTTATTTCAATATTTCTCCCTATTTGGTTTCAGGCAAGAAAAATGTATTGGCCGTTCGTTTAGAGAATTTACCGGAATCGTCCCGTTGGTATCCTGGGGCAGGGTTGTATCGGAATGTTCATATTATAACAACGTCAGATGCATATATTCCGATTTGGGGTACTTATATAACTACTCCGGTTATTCATAAAGATTTTGCAAAAGTTAATATCCGTACAAAAGTCTGTTTGCCGGAAAATGCCGATCCAGGACTTTATACGATAGAAACAGTTATCTTTGATTCGTCGCATAAGGAAATACAAAAAACTAAAACTTCGCTTACCTCTTTACTGTATGGAGATATTTCACAGGAAATAGTTGTTAAGAATCCTGTTTTGTGGTCTCCTGATCAGCCGGTTTTATATACTGCTAAAACGTTTTTATATGAAGGAACTACATTGAAAGACCAGTATAGTACTCCATTCGGAATTCGTTCGATAGAAATAATTCCGGAGAAAGGATTTTTTCTAAATGGAGAAAAAACTGTTTTTAAAGGAGTCTGCAATCATCATGATTTAGGTCCATTGGGAGCAGCGGTGAATGATGCTGCCATTCGTCGTCAAATACGACTGTTAAAAGATATGGGGTGTAATGCAATAAGAACTTCTCATAACATGCCGGCTCCAGAGTTGGTAAAAGCTTGTGATGAAATGGGTATGATGCTTATGGTAGAGAGCTTTGACGAGTGGAATACTCCTAAGTGTAAAAACGGGTATAATCTTTTTTTTGATGAATGGGCGGAAAAAGATCTGGTAAATCTGATATGGAATTATCGTAATAATCCGAGTGTCGTTATGTGGTGCATCGGAAATGAAGTTCCTAATCAATGGACTGAAGGTGATTGTAAAATTGCTAAACGATTGCAGGATATTTGCCATCGTGAAGATCCGTCTCGTCCGGTAACTCAGGGTATGGATGCTCCTGATGCAGTAGTAAATAATAATTTTGCTGCAGTAATGGATGTTGCCGGATTTAATTATCGTCCTTTCCGCTATCAGGTTAATTATAAAAAATTGCCTCAGGGAATTATTTTAGGAAGCGAAACGGCTTCAACTGTCAGTTCTCGAGGTGTGTATAAATTCCCAGTAGAGCGAAAGGCGATGCAGCGCTATGAAGACCATCAAAGTTCGTCTTATGATGTAGAGCATTGCGGTTGGTCTAACCTTCCGGAAGATGACTTTATACAACATGAAGATCTTCCTTATTGTATAGGAGAATTCGTTTGGACAGGTTTCGATTATTTGGGAGAACCGACTCCTTATTATACAGATTGGCCTAGCCATAGTTCTCTTTTCGGAATTATAGATTTGGCAGGTATTCCCAAAGACCGTTTTTATCTTTATCGGAGTCATTGGAATAGGGAAGAAGAGACTTTACATATATTGCCTCATTGGACGTGGAAAGGACGTGAGGGAGAAATCACGCCGGTATTTGTATATACTAATTATCCTTCGGCCGAATTATTCATTAATGGAAAGAGTCAGGGGAAAAGAACAAAAGACCTGAGTATCGGCATAGACAGTACTTATACAGATGCCGCTCAAAAAAGTTTCGAACGGCAGAAACGATATCGGTTAATGTGGATGGATACTCGTTATGAACCGGGAACGGTTAAAGTAGTTGCTTATGATAATGAAGGAAAAGCTGTTGCCGAAAAAGAAGTACATACGGCAGGGAAACCACACCATTTAGTGCTAACGGCAGATCGAGATCGTTTGGCGGCAGATGGAGAAGATCTATCTTTTATTAATGTAAAGGTTGTAGATAAAGATGGAAACTTATGTCCGGATGCTACGTCAAAAATTAAATTCAAGGTAAAAGGTGCTGGCGTTTTCCGTGCTGCGGCAAACGGTAATCCGGCAAGTCTCGAGTCATTTCAGAAACCAGAGATGAAACTTTTCAGCGGTCAGTTGACTGCAATTGTGCAAACAATATCGAAGGCCGGTACAATTATTTTTGAAGCATCATCACCCGGAATAAAAAGCGCGTCTATTAAGTTGATAAGCGAATAA
- a CDS encoding NigD-like protein — protein MKKKSIFLTGLIMLLSSVILQSCKDDDDDVYYYNSYAYAIGDMVVKEGESPYLQLDSKKTMLPSNTSIPSFFLEDGRRVIINFSLLQENYMGYDYYVAINDIDTVLVKNIIPITPETADSIGNDPVNIIDMWTSDEYLTIQFEMQGAGEKKHMVNVVRDFSLSNNPDKDNYMQLEFRHDMEDDPKIDRRLWGVASFRLKDLAPQESNLSGLKIKVNTFGGEKTYNLKYDKEKSLNTNSEKIQENSSFIHIK, from the coding sequence ATGAAAAAAAAATCGATTTTTCTGACAGGTTTAATAATGCTGCTCTCATCGGTTATTCTGCAATCTTGTAAAGATGATGACGATGATGTCTATTACTACAACTCGTATGCATATGCTATCGGAGACATGGTTGTAAAAGAAGGTGAATCTCCCTATCTGCAATTGGACAGTAAAAAGACCATGTTACCCTCCAATACTTCGATACCCTCTTTTTTCTTAGAAGACGGGCGACGCGTAATCATCAATTTTTCTCTATTACAAGAAAATTATATGGGATATGATTATTATGTCGCTATTAACGATATAGACACTGTTCTGGTTAAAAATATCATCCCCATTACACCAGAAACCGCCGACAGTATCGGCAACGATCCTGTAAATATCATCGACATGTGGACGAGCGATGAATACTTAACCATACAATTTGAAATGCAAGGTGCAGGAGAGAAAAAACACATGGTAAACGTTGTGCGAGATTTTTCTCTTTCGAACAATCCCGACAAAGATAATTACATGCAACTGGAATTCCGTCATGACATGGAAGACGATCCGAAAATAGACAGAAGATTGTGGGGGGTTGCCTCGTTCAGGCTGAAAGATTTAGCTCCTCAGGAAAGCAACTTGTCGGGCCTAAAAATAAAAGTCAATACATTCGGAGGAGAGAAAACGTACAATCTCAAATATGACAAAGAGAAAAGTCTGAATACAAACTCAGAGAAAATTCAAGAAAACAGCTCA
- a CDS encoding MFS transporter, producing MKHPRLSLPQIWNMSFGFLGIQFGFALQNANASRILQTFGANVEHLSWFWLAAPLTGMIIQPIIGYYSDRTWTRLGRRKPYFLAGAILTSVALVFMPNSGSLSGLIPPMFIGAGMLMIMDASINVAMEPFRALVADLLPSEQRTLGFSIQTFLIGVGAVVASWFPYILANWLGISGTAEAGKVPDNVIFSFYIGAAVLLGTVLWTIFHTQEYPPEIHTRFNHENTTETAEKKGFFNIFQDIIHMPKTMAQLGIVQFFSWFGLFSMWVYTTPAVADRFFGTTDPSSNAFQEAGNWVGVLFGIYNAVAMVFALFLPVIAKYIGRRGTHALALVCGGLGLLSFEIFTDAHMLVWSMIGIGIAWSSILAMPYAILAGAIPASKMGVYMGIFNFFITIPQIINGIFNGFIVEHIYNREAIYALSTAGIFLLIAALSVFFVKDKS from the coding sequence ATGAAACATCCTCGATTAAGTTTGCCTCAGATATGGAACATGAGTTTCGGATTTTTAGGAATACAATTCGGATTTGCTTTACAAAATGCAAATGCGAGTCGTATTTTACAAACATTCGGGGCTAATGTAGAACATCTTTCTTGGTTTTGGTTAGCAGCCCCGCTGACCGGAATGATTATACAACCGATTATAGGTTATTATTCTGATCGTACGTGGACTCGATTAGGGAGAAGAAAACCTTACTTTTTAGCCGGAGCAATCCTAACATCTGTAGCTCTTGTTTTCATGCCAAATTCAGGATCTTTATCCGGTCTCATTCCTCCGATGTTTATCGGTGCGGGTATGCTAATGATTATGGATGCTTCTATCAACGTAGCGATGGAACCGTTCAGGGCTTTAGTGGCAGATCTACTGCCTTCTGAACAACGTACACTCGGATTCTCAATTCAGACATTTTTAATAGGTGTCGGAGCTGTCGTTGCGTCATGGTTTCCTTATATTCTTGCAAACTGGTTAGGAATATCAGGAACAGCAGAGGCCGGAAAAGTACCAGATAATGTAATTTTCTCATTTTACATAGGTGCTGCCGTACTGTTAGGAACTGTTCTATGGACAATTTTCCATACACAGGAATATCCTCCGGAAATTCATACCCGATTTAATCATGAAAATACAACGGAAACTGCTGAAAAGAAAGGATTTTTCAATATATTTCAAGACATTATACACATGCCTAAAACAATGGCTCAATTGGGCATAGTACAATTTTTTTCTTGGTTCGGGTTATTTTCTATGTGGGTATATACAACTCCGGCTGTCGCCGACCGCTTTTTTGGAACGACAGACCCGTCAAGTAACGCTTTTCAAGAGGCAGGCAACTGGGTCGGAGTGCTTTTCGGTATTTATAATGCGGTAGCAATGGTTTTTGCATTATTTCTTCCCGTAATAGCAAAATATATAGGAAGACGCGGAACTCACGCTTTGGCTTTGGTATGTGGAGGGTTGGGGCTTTTGTCTTTCGAAATATTTACCGATGCACACATGCTTGTCTGGTCAATGATCGGTATCGGTATTGCTTGGTCCAGTATTTTGGCTATGCCTTATGCTATATTGGCCGGAGCCATCCCGGCCTCCAAAATGGGAGTGTATATGGGTATTTTCAATTTCTTCATTACAATTCCTCAAATTATAAACGGGATTTTCAATGGCTTTATCGTCGAACATATTTATAACAGAGAAGCCATATATGCCCTATCGACAGCCGGAATATTTTTACTGATAGCAGCATTGTCTGTTTTTTTCGTAAAAGACAAATCATAA
- a CDS encoding agmatine deiminase family protein — protein MKQNFYLPAEWEEQSGVQLTWPHAGTDWAHMLKEVQSCFIEIAKEISKREKLLIVAPDVENVKKQICKKINTDNIRFFECETNDTWARDHGGISILDKNGNAGIIDFKFNGWGLKFAANKDNLITGKIFQSQLFNAQYINCLNFVIEGGSIESDGKGTLLTTSECLLSPNRNGAWNKDQIEQYLKENLGISRILWLDHGFLEGDDTDSHIDTLARFCPNDTIAYIQCNDPKDHHYKALKDMESQLQSFRTQDNRPFRLLPLPMADEIVFDNERLPATYANFLIINGAVLYPTYNQPINDSRTAEILTTAFPERQIIGIDCRALIKQHGSLHCVTMQYPKNVIK, from the coding sequence GTGAAGCAAAATTTCTATTTACCTGCCGAATGGGAAGAACAATCGGGGGTGCAACTGACATGGCCTCATGCGGGAACAGATTGGGCACATATGTTAAAAGAAGTCCAATCTTGTTTTATAGAAATCGCTAAAGAAATTTCTAAAAGAGAAAAACTTCTGATCGTCGCACCCGATGTTGAAAATGTAAAGAAACAAATTTGCAAAAAAATAAATACAGATAATATTCGTTTTTTCGAATGTGAAACAAACGATACTTGGGCTCGAGATCATGGAGGAATTTCTATTCTGGATAAAAACGGCAATGCAGGAATTATCGACTTTAAATTCAACGGTTGGGGATTGAAATTCGCAGCTAATAAAGACAATCTTATTACCGGGAAAATTTTTCAGTCCCAATTATTTAATGCCCAATATATAAATTGTCTGAATTTCGTTATCGAAGGAGGATCTATCGAATCGGACGGAAAAGGAACTTTGCTCACTACAAGCGAATGCTTGTTATCTCCTAACCGCAACGGAGCATGGAACAAAGATCAGATAGAACAATATTTGAAAGAAAATTTGGGAATATCCCGAATCTTGTGGTTAGACCATGGCTTTTTAGAAGGAGACGATACCGACAGCCATATCGATACATTAGCTCGATTTTGCCCGAATGATACAATTGCTTATATACAATGCAATGATCCGAAAGACCATCATTATAAAGCATTAAAAGATATGGAGTCACAACTGCAAAGCTTTCGGACACAAGACAACAGACCTTTCAGACTCTTGCCCTTACCTATGGCTGATGAAATCGTATTCGACAATGAAAGGCTGCCTGCTACGTATGCTAATTTTTTAATCATAAACGGTGCTGTTCTATACCCAACTTATAACCAGCCGATAAATGACAGCCGGACTGCTGAAATATTGACAACAGCTTTTCCTGAACGTCAAATTATCGGGATCGACTGCCGTGCTTTAATCAAGCAGCACGGATCTTTACATTGTGTAACCATGCAATACCCGAAAAACGTAATAAAATAA
- a CDS encoding porin family protein, which yields MKQKDDKWTIRFRKRMEGYVELPPSDVWERLDEELSFNSRQRHRFPRIAVAAVILLFISVGLYFLTYTSDNDGIITADAPSRIFEHHKVDKPFRKTIVTDSNKIITHAPIYVRTVEKKTGNNVLGEENIAVAQLIDTIQAPSQEKVEDLSEKKNTLQEKKEHFMNGSSVGKDFEIRQLPKKSKGWSIGVSVGNNMIASAENHYGFSNLDRSGIMPRSMNMLQTGENETSEDQKITAAYQQIMLKNINLETTTDIKHHFPVTFGISLRKDLSNSFSIETGLTYTLLSSDLKAGNDIYYSQEQRLHYLGIPLKAGWYFVKKRRVSLYLSAGGAVEKCVKSQLKTHYEMQNDLSFIGDDHLDVKKLQWSVLASFGAQFNITDHFGIYAEPGAIYYFDDGTDVSTIRKEKPFNINLQIGLRFGF from the coding sequence ATGAAACAAAAAGATGATAAGTGGACTATAAGATTCCGCAAACGGATGGAAGGATATGTTGAATTGCCGCCTTCTGACGTTTGGGAAAGATTAGACGAGGAATTGTCTTTTAATAGTAGGCAACGGCATCGTTTCCCCAGAATTGCTGTGGCGGCAGTTATTTTGCTATTTATATCGGTCGGTTTGTATTTTCTTACTTATACTTCTGATAATGACGGAATCATTACAGCAGATGCTCCTTCTCGTATTTTCGAACATCATAAGGTCGATAAGCCTTTTCGGAAAACAATTGTAACCGATAGTAATAAAATAATCACACATGCTCCGATTTATGTTAGGACAGTAGAAAAGAAAACGGGAAACAATGTTTTGGGGGAAGAAAATATAGCTGTTGCACAATTGATCGATACGATTCAAGCCCCTTCACAAGAGAAAGTTGAAGACCTGTCAGAAAAAAAAAATACATTACAAGAAAAAAAAGAACATTTTATGAATGGCTCTTCTGTTGGCAAAGATTTTGAAATTAGACAGTTGCCTAAGAAAAGCAAAGGTTGGTCAATAGGCGTTTCGGTCGGGAATAATATGATTGCTTCTGCAGAGAATCATTATGGGTTTAGTAATCTTGATCGTTCAGGAATAATGCCTCGGAGTATGAATATGTTACAGACTGGAGAGAACGAGACGTCCGAAGACCAGAAAATTACGGCAGCCTATCAACAGATTATGCTGAAAAATATTAATTTGGAGACTACAACTGATATTAAACACCATTTCCCTGTTACGTTTGGTATTTCATTGCGTAAAGATCTTTCAAATAGTTTTTCTATAGAGACCGGGCTGACATATACTTTATTATCTTCAGATTTAAAGGCCGGAAATGATATATACTATTCTCAGGAACAGAGACTTCATTATTTAGGTATACCTTTAAAGGCTGGTTGGTATTTTGTAAAAAAGAGGCGAGTTTCTTTGTATTTATCTGCCGGAGGAGCAGTGGAAAAGTGTGTCAAATCTCAATTGAAAACTCATTATGAAATGCAAAATGACTTATCTTTTATTGGAGATGACCATTTGGATGTGAAAAAACTGCAGTGGTCTGTTCTTGCGTCGTTTGGTGCTCAATTTAATATAACCGATCATTTCGGAATTTATGCTGAGCCGGGGGCGATATATTATTTTGATGACGGAACAGATGTCTCGACAATTCGAAAAGAGAAACCTTTTAATATCAATTTACAAATAGGATTGAGGTTCGGATTCTGA
- a CDS encoding ferredoxin domain-containing protein — protein MIIDERISRQSYMLDAAKQIMTAARTAPKGKGIDILEIITITEREIEILSQEMKKLSEETSLKFLMRDSENILSADALILIGTKEQKQALNCGYCGFPTCAEKPQNTPCAINSIDVGIAIGSACSKASDLRVDSRVMFSAGWAAQRIGWMKGCHQIIGIPISASSKNPFFDRKPKETETK, from the coding sequence ATGATTATTGACGAAAGGATATCGAGACAATCTTACATGCTGGATGCGGCCAAGCAGATAATGACAGCTGCCCGTACCGCCCCTAAAGGGAAAGGTATAGATATTCTCGAGATTATAACGATTACCGAACGGGAAATAGAAATACTTTCTCAAGAAATGAAAAAACTTTCAGAAGAAACCAGTCTGAAGTTTTTAATGCGTGATTCGGAAAATATTCTTTCAGCCGATGCCTTGATACTTATCGGAACAAAAGAACAAAAACAGGCTCTAAATTGCGGGTATTGCGGCTTTCCCACATGTGCGGAAAAACCACAAAACACACCATGTGCCATTAATTCTATAGACGTAGGTATCGCTATCGGATCAGCTTGCTCAAAAGCATCCGACCTAAGAGTAGACAGCAGAGTAATGTTTTCTGCCGGATGGGCTGCTCAGCGAATCGGTTGGATGAAAGGATGCCATCAAATTATCGGTATCCCGATCAGTGCATCTTCTAAAAATCCTTTTTTTGACAGAAAACCTAAAGAAACAGAAACAAAGTGA
- a CDS encoding RNA polymerase sigma factor yields the protein MREEELVEHCKQKDKSAQKQLYELYAGVLFALCIRYSGNREAAEDILHDGFLRIFTSFDKFDYRGEGSLKAWLSRIMVNTALEYIRKDGEMNRVLTLNEVPDIIDPESEDEDLEKIPQTVLMKFVSELPSGYRTVFNLYTFEEKSHKEIAALLGINEKSSSSQLFRARAILAKRIKMYLTKASV from the coding sequence ATGAGGGAGGAAGAACTGGTTGAGCATTGTAAGCAAAAAGATAAATCTGCACAAAAACAATTGTATGAGTTGTATGCAGGTGTTTTGTTTGCTCTTTGTATTCGTTATTCCGGAAATAGGGAGGCTGCTGAAGACATTTTGCATGATGGTTTCCTCCGGATATTTACATCTTTCGACAAGTTCGATTATAGAGGAGAAGGTTCTTTAAAAGCTTGGCTGAGTCGTATAATGGTCAATACGGCATTAGAGTATATCCGTAAGGATGGGGAGATGAATCGTGTATTGACTTTAAATGAAGTCCCGGATATTATTGATCCAGAGAGCGAAGATGAGGATTTGGAGAAGATTCCTCAGACTGTACTGATGAAATTTGTATCGGAATTGCCGTCCGGATATCGGACGGTGTTCAATTTATATACTTTCGAAGAAAAATCTCATAAAGAAATAGCTGCTTTATTGGGAATCAATGAAAAAAGCTCCTCTTCACAGCTTTTCCGGGCTAGAGCTATATTGGCGAAGAGAATAAAAATGTATTTAACGAAAGCGAGCGTATGA
- a CDS encoding carbon-nitrogen hydrolase, translated as MEKKIKVGLIQQSNTNDIHANMQQLKANIEDCASKGAQLVVLQELHNSLYFCQTEDTRLFDLAESIPGPSTRFFGDIARSLEIVLVTSLFEKRAPGLYHNTAVVFDTDGNIAGKYRKMHIPDDPAYYEKFYFTPGDLGFEPIQTSIGNLGVLVCWDQWYPEAARLMALKGADILIYPTAIGWESSDTEDEKNRQRDAWIISQRGHAVANGLPVVSVNRTGYEPDPSGQTGGIRFWGSSFVAGPQGEFLAQASDSQEENLIIEIDLNRSENVRRWWPFLRDRRIDEYGNIIKRFID; from the coding sequence ATGGAGAAAAAAATAAAAGTCGGACTTATTCAACAGTCCAACACAAATGACATACATGCAAATATGCAACAGTTAAAGGCCAATATAGAAGATTGTGCTTCAAAAGGAGCTCAACTCGTTGTATTACAAGAATTGCATAACAGCCTTTATTTTTGTCAAACAGAAGATACTCGATTATTCGACCTTGCCGAAAGCATTCCTGGCCCATCTACCCGTTTTTTCGGAGATATAGCACGATCACTTGAAATCGTACTGGTCACATCTTTATTTGAAAAAAGGGCTCCTGGATTATATCACAATACGGCAGTCGTATTCGACACAGACGGGAATATTGCCGGAAAATACAGAAAAATGCATATTCCCGACGACCCGGCATATTATGAAAAATTCTATTTCACTCCGGGAGATCTCGGTTTTGAGCCGATACAGACATCAATAGGAAATCTCGGAGTATTGGTTTGCTGGGATCAATGGTATCCAGAAGCTGCCCGCCTTATGGCGTTAAAAGGAGCAGATATTCTTATCTATCCGACTGCAATCGGTTGGGAAAGCAGTGATACTGAAGATGAAAAAAATCGACAGCGAGATGCATGGATCATATCGCAGCGAGGACATGCGGTAGCCAATGGACTACCCGTAGTTTCTGTAAATCGTACAGGCTATGAGCCAGATCCATCAGGTCAAACCGGAGGTATCCGGTTCTGGGGAAGCAGTTTCGTCGCCGGACCACAAGGTGAGTTCTTAGCTCAGGCATCCGACAGTCAAGAAGAAAATCTCATTATCGAAATAGACCTGAACCGATCAGAAAACGTTCGCCGCTGGTGGCCTTTCTTAAGAGATCGAAGAATCGATGAGTATGGAAACATAATTAAACGTTTTATCGATTAA
- a CDS encoding FprA family A-type flavoprotein yields the protein MSTITEISRNIHYVGVNDRTKHLFEGLWPLPLGVSYNSYLIVDKSVVLIDTVDHCYTDLFFEKIKNILGERPIDYLVVNHMEPDHSASINDLCRVYPDIKIIGNSKTIGMIEGFYGIFDKFHEVKDGDRLPLGEKVLTFYMTPMVHWPETMMTYCEDDKILFSGDAFGCFGTLDGGIIDYQMNTEKYWDEMFRYYSNIVGKYGAPVQKALAKLSGIDIQIICSTHGPIWKEEIQKVISIYNKLSLYEGEEGVVIAYGSMYGNTEKMAEVIARELAAQGIKNIVMHNVSKSDMSYILRDIFKYKGLIIGSPTYTNELFPNIESLVSKLESRDMKNRVFGYFGSFSWAGAAVKRLSSFAERMKWDVTENPVEMKQGITSEKIAQCQELAKAIATKLKQ from the coding sequence ATGTCAACTATTACAGAAATCAGTAGAAATATCCATTATGTAGGAGTAAATGACCGTACAAAACATTTATTCGAAGGATTATGGCCATTGCCTCTCGGGGTTTCTTATAACTCATACTTGATCGTTGATAAAAGTGTTGTTCTGATCGACACCGTAGATCATTGTTATACTGATCTGTTTTTTGAAAAAATAAAAAACATCTTGGGAGAACGTCCTATAGACTATTTGGTTGTAAATCATATGGAGCCGGATCATTCGGCTTCAATAAACGATCTTTGTCGTGTATATCCGGATATTAAAATTATCGGGAACAGCAAGACAATCGGAATGATTGAAGGATTTTACGGGATTTTCGACAAATTCCACGAAGTAAAAGACGGTGACCGGTTACCTTTAGGTGAAAAAGTACTTACTTTTTACATGACTCCCATGGTACACTGGCCTGAAACCATGATGACTTATTGTGAAGATGATAAAATTCTTTTTTCCGGAGATGCATTCGGATGTTTCGGAACATTGGACGGCGGAATCATAGACTATCAAATGAATACCGAAAAATATTGGGATGAAATGTTCCGGTATTATTCCAATATAGTAGGTAAATACGGAGCTCCAGTACAAAAAGCTCTTGCAAAACTTTCAGGAATAGACATACAGATAATCTGTTCTACTCACGGTCCGATATGGAAAGAAGAAATACAGAAAGTCATAAGTATATATAATAAACTAAGCTTATATGAAGGAGAAGAGGGTGTTGTAATCGCATACGGAAGCATGTACGGTAATACCGAAAAAATGGCAGAAGTTATCGCCAGAGAATTAGCTGCTCAAGGTATTAAAAATATCGTTATGCACAATGTGTCAAAATCGGATATGTCATATATCTTACGTGATATATTTAAATATAAAGGACTAATTATCGGAAGTCCGACATATACCAATGAGTTATTTCCCAATATCGAATCATTGGTTTCAAAATTGGAAAGTCGGGATATGAAAAATCGAGTATTCGGATATTTCGGTTCATTCTCATGGGCCGGAGCTGCAGTGAAACGACTCTCTTCTTTTGCAGAGAGAATGAAATGGGACGTAACCGAAAATCCGGTAGAAATGAAACAAGGTATTACGTCTGAAAAGATAGCCCAATGTCAAGAATTGGCAAAAGCCATAGCAACGAAATTGAAACAATAA